A genome region from Coffea arabica cultivar ET-39 chromosome 7e, Coffea Arabica ET-39 HiFi, whole genome shotgun sequence includes the following:
- the LOC113722871 gene encoding ACT domain-containing protein ACR6 isoform X3, with the protein MGDGSWMNVAVFNVIDRSGNKVQEEEVINHIKKTLESDDISAPLLRRTVGLMSSEEHTSIELTGTDRPGLLSEVCAVLTDLHCNVVNAEIWTHNARAAAVVHVADDSTGYAIEDPKRLATIKALLCSVLKGNSDMRSPKMTLSPPGVTHRGRRLHQIMFADRDYVKVERVQGRAEEKGSSPQVTVFDCSEKDYTVITMRSKDRPKLLFDIICTLTDMQYVVFHGVVHTRRMEAYQEYYIRHVDGLPISLEAERERVVQCLEAAIERRASEGLELELCAEDRVGLLSDITRIFRENSLSIKRAEISTEGGKVRDTFYVTDVTGNPVDDKTIDSVRGEIGQSLLRVIPNSGSPVEAEGAKTIGCIFGSFFRAKSFQDSKLIKSCS; encoded by the exons ATGGGGGATGGTTCATGGATG AATGTTGCAGTGTTTAATGTAATTGATCGTAGTGGGAATAAAGTCCAGGAGGAAGAGGTCATCAACCATATCAAAAAG ACGCTAGAGAGTGATGACATTTCTGCACCTTTGTTAAGGAGAACTGTTGGACTGATGTCCTCTGAGGAGCACACGTCTATTGAGCTAACTGGAACTGACAGGCCCGGTTTACTGTCTGAGGTCTGTGCAGTCCTTACTGATCTTCACTGCAATGTGGTGAATGCTGAGATTTGGACACACAACGCCAGAGCTGCAGCTGTGGTACATGTCGCAGATGATAGCACAGGGTATGCTATTGAAGATCCAAAGCGTCTTGCCACTATAAAGGCACTGCTTTGCAGTGTTCTTAAAGGAAACAGTGATATGAGGTCTCCAAAAATGACGCTTTCACCTCCTGGGGTCACTCACAGGGGGAGAAGGTTGCACCAAATTATGTTTGCTGATAGAGACTATGTGAAGGTGGAAAGAGTACAAGGCAGAGCTGAGGAAAAAGGTTCTAGTCCTCAAGTTACAGTGTTCGATTGTAGCGAAAAGGATTACACAGTGATCACCATGAGGTCAAAAGATCGGCCTAAGCTTCTGTTCGATATTATCTGCACTCTGACAGATATGCAGTATGTTGTTTTTCATGGAGTCGTTCACACAAGGAGGATGGAAGCTTACCAG GAATACTACATTCGGCATGTTGATGGGCTTCCTATAAGCTTGGAAGCTGAACGAGAACGGGTTGTGCAATGTCTTGAAGCAGCAATTGAAAGGCGAGCCTCTGAG GGTCTGGAGCTGGAATTGTGCGCTGAAGATAGAGTAGGGCTCCTGTCAGATATAACCAGGATATTTAGGGAGAATAGTCTGTCCATAAAAAGAGCAGAGATCTCAACGGAAGGCGGAAAAGTAAGAGACACATTTTATGTTACAGATGTGACGGGGAATCCGGTTGATGATAAGACGATCGATTCGGTGCGAGGTGAGATTGGACAAAGCCTGCTGCGGGTTATACCCAACTCAGGTTCTCCTGTTGAGGCAGAAGGAGCCAAAACAATAGGCTGTATCTTTGGGAGCTTTTTCAGAGCTAAAAGTTTCCAGGATTCGAAATTGATCAAATCCTGCTCCTAA
- the LOC113722871 gene encoding ACT domain-containing protein ACR6 isoform X1 produces the protein MDDEYAKLLRRMNPPRVVIDNDSCEDATIIQVDSVKKHGILLHVVQVLTDLDLVITKAYISSDGGWFMDVFNVIDRSGNKVQEEEVINHIKKTLESDDISAPLLRRTVGLMSSEEHTSIELTGTDRPGLLSEVCAVLTDLHCNVVNAEIWTHNARAAAVVHVADDSTGYAIEDPKRLATIKALLCSVLKGNSDMRSPKMTLSPPGVTHRGRRLHQIMFADRDYVKVERVQGRAEEKGSSPQVTVFDCSEKDYTVITMRSKDRPKLLFDIICTLTDMQYVVFHGVVHTRRMEAYQEYYIRHVDGLPISLEAERERVVQCLEAAIERRASEGLELELCAEDRVGLLSDITRIFRENSLSIKRAEISTEGGKVRDTFYVTDVTGNPVDDKTIDSVRGEIGQSLLRVIPNSGSPVEAEGAKTIGCIFGSFFRAKSFQDSKLIKSCS, from the exons ATGGACGACGAATATGCAAAGCTTCTCAGGAGGATGAACCCGCCCAG AGTTGTCATTGACAATGATTCCTGCGAGGATGCAACTATTATACAG GTTGACAGTGTGAAGAAGCATGGGATTCTCCTCCACGTCGTACAAGTTCTAACCGACTTGGACCTTGTCATCACAAAAGCATACATCTCATCAGATGGGGGATGGTTCATGGATG TGTTTAATGTAATTGATCGTAGTGGGAATAAAGTCCAGGAGGAAGAGGTCATCAACCATATCAAAAAG ACGCTAGAGAGTGATGACATTTCTGCACCTTTGTTAAGGAGAACTGTTGGACTGATGTCCTCTGAGGAGCACACGTCTATTGAGCTAACTGGAACTGACAGGCCCGGTTTACTGTCTGAGGTCTGTGCAGTCCTTACTGATCTTCACTGCAATGTGGTGAATGCTGAGATTTGGACACACAACGCCAGAGCTGCAGCTGTGGTACATGTCGCAGATGATAGCACAGGGTATGCTATTGAAGATCCAAAGCGTCTTGCCACTATAAAGGCACTGCTTTGCAGTGTTCTTAAAGGAAACAGTGATATGAGGTCTCCAAAAATGACGCTTTCACCTCCTGGGGTCACTCACAGGGGGAGAAGGTTGCACCAAATTATGTTTGCTGATAGAGACTATGTGAAGGTGGAAAGAGTACAAGGCAGAGCTGAGGAAAAAGGTTCTAGTCCTCAAGTTACAGTGTTCGATTGTAGCGAAAAGGATTACACAGTGATCACCATGAGGTCAAAAGATCGGCCTAAGCTTCTGTTCGATATTATCTGCACTCTGACAGATATGCAGTATGTTGTTTTTCATGGAGTCGTTCACACAAGGAGGATGGAAGCTTACCAG GAATACTACATTCGGCATGTTGATGGGCTTCCTATAAGCTTGGAAGCTGAACGAGAACGGGTTGTGCAATGTCTTGAAGCAGCAATTGAAAGGCGAGCCTCTGAG GGTCTGGAGCTGGAATTGTGCGCTGAAGATAGAGTAGGGCTCCTGTCAGATATAACCAGGATATTTAGGGAGAATAGTCTGTCCATAAAAAGAGCAGAGATCTCAACGGAAGGCGGAAAAGTAAGAGACACATTTTATGTTACAGATGTGACGGGGAATCCGGTTGATGATAAGACGATCGATTCGGTGCGAGGTGAGATTGGACAAAGCCTGCTGCGGGTTATACCCAACTCAGGTTCTCCTGTTGAGGCAGAAGGAGCCAAAACAATAGGCTGTATCTTTGGGAGCTTTTTCAGAGCTAAAAGTTTCCAGGATTCGAAATTGATCAAATCCTGCTCCTAA
- the LOC113722871 gene encoding ACT domain-containing protein ACR6 isoform X2, giving the protein MDDEYAKLLRRMNPPRVVIDNDSCEDATIIQVDSVKKHGILLHVVQVLTDLDLVITKAYISSDGGWFMDVFNVIDRSGNKVQEEEVINHIKKTLESDDISAPLLRRTVGLMSSEEHTSIELTGTDRPGLLSEVCAVLTDLHCNVVNAEIWTHNARAAAVVHVADDSTGYAIEDPKRLATIKALLCSVLKGNSDMRSPKMTLSPPGVTHRGRRLHQIMFADRDYVKVERVQGRAEEKGSSPQVTVFDCSEKDYTVITMRSKDRPKLLFDIICTLTDMQYVVFHGVVHTRRMEAYQEYYIRHVDGLPISLEAERERVVQCLEAAIERRASEVW; this is encoded by the exons ATGGACGACGAATATGCAAAGCTTCTCAGGAGGATGAACCCGCCCAG AGTTGTCATTGACAATGATTCCTGCGAGGATGCAACTATTATACAG GTTGACAGTGTGAAGAAGCATGGGATTCTCCTCCACGTCGTACAAGTTCTAACCGACTTGGACCTTGTCATCACAAAAGCATACATCTCATCAGATGGGGGATGGTTCATGGATG TGTTTAATGTAATTGATCGTAGTGGGAATAAAGTCCAGGAGGAAGAGGTCATCAACCATATCAAAAAG ACGCTAGAGAGTGATGACATTTCTGCACCTTTGTTAAGGAGAACTGTTGGACTGATGTCCTCTGAGGAGCACACGTCTATTGAGCTAACTGGAACTGACAGGCCCGGTTTACTGTCTGAGGTCTGTGCAGTCCTTACTGATCTTCACTGCAATGTGGTGAATGCTGAGATTTGGACACACAACGCCAGAGCTGCAGCTGTGGTACATGTCGCAGATGATAGCACAGGGTATGCTATTGAAGATCCAAAGCGTCTTGCCACTATAAAGGCACTGCTTTGCAGTGTTCTTAAAGGAAACAGTGATATGAGGTCTCCAAAAATGACGCTTTCACCTCCTGGGGTCACTCACAGGGGGAGAAGGTTGCACCAAATTATGTTTGCTGATAGAGACTATGTGAAGGTGGAAAGAGTACAAGGCAGAGCTGAGGAAAAAGGTTCTAGTCCTCAAGTTACAGTGTTCGATTGTAGCGAAAAGGATTACACAGTGATCACCATGAGGTCAAAAGATCGGCCTAAGCTTCTGTTCGATATTATCTGCACTCTGACAGATATGCAGTATGTTGTTTTTCATGGAGTCGTTCACACAAGGAGGATGGAAGCTTACCAG GAATACTACATTCGGCATGTTGATGGGCTTCCTATAAGCTTGGAAGCTGAACGAGAACGGGTTGTGCAATGTCTTGAAGCAGCAATTGAAAGGCGAGCCTCTGAGGTGTGGTAG